The DNA segment TGCTGAGCACGATTGGCGGTGCGTGAGTGCCGTCCACCTGCTAGAGCCTCCTTTCCTGCCCTAGAAGTTATCAAGCTATCTCATGGAAGCGTCTGTTTCCCTCAGGGGCTAAAAGTGTGTGCGTGAAGCCGCGCCCTTTCAAGGCCGTATGAGATAGCCTTCAGATTAATAAGGCCAAACACGGAACATGTTACCCTCCGCTGGAAAAAGAAATCTTCGCCATCCATTCTGCCCGGGCGCACGTAATAGTTGTTGGTGGAGATGAATGCCCGACGTAACCCACTCCGTGCTCGTAGCAGGCGCCCCAGGATACATGGGCCGGCGCCTAATCCCCGTCATGATGAACCGCGGCCATGACGTGCGCGCGCTGGTGCGGCCTGGTTCCGAGCACAAGCTGTCATCGCAATGCCAGACGGTGATGGGCGATCCACTCCGCCGCGAAACCTATGCCGATCGAATCGCGCCCGCCGATACCTGGGTCCATCTGGTGGGCGTGCCTCACCCTGGTCCGTCTAAAGCCGCCGATTTTCGGGCCATTGATCTGAAATCGGTTGAAGAGGCAGTGCCCTCAGCAGTGAAAGCCGGTATTGGCCATCTTGTCTATGTCAGCGTGGCGCATCCCGCCCCGGTAATGAAGGCCTACATTGAAGTACGGCAGCAGTGCGAACAGATTATTCGCGACAGCGGCCTGCGAGCCACCATTCTGCGCCCCTGGTATGTTCTCGGGGAGGGCCACCGCTGGCCTGTGGTGCTGAAGCCCGCATACTGGCTTTTAGAGAATTGCCCGGCACGCGTGATGCCGCTCGCCGTCTCGGGCTGGTCACGATCAGATGGCGCTGGCGCAGGCCGTGGAGGATCCTCCCGAGCGGCTCCGGATTGTTTCCGTCGAAGAGATCCGAAGAACCTCGTGAGCGCTGGCTTTCGCAAAACACCTGGCCCCTCGACTCGGACCGGGGTGGTTGTTCCTCGTCCTCGCTTAGGGTCACATGATGGGATCTAGCCAAGCAGCC comes from the Terriglobales bacterium genome and includes:
- a CDS encoding NAD(P)H-binding protein — its product is MPDVTHSVLVAGAPGYMGRRLIPVMMNRGHDVRALVRPGSEHKLSSQCQTVMGDPLRRETYADRIAPADTWVHLVGVPHPGPSKAADFRAIDLKSVEEAVPSAVKAGIGHLVYVSVAHPAPVMKAYIEVRQQCEQIIRDSGLRATILRPWYVLGEGHRWPVVLKPAYWLLENCPARVMPLAVSGWSRSDGAGAGRGGSSRAAPDCFRRRDPKNLVSAGFRKTPGPSTRTGVVVPRPRLGSHDGI